One window from the genome of Eucalyptus grandis isolate ANBG69807.140 chromosome 7, ASM1654582v1, whole genome shotgun sequence encodes:
- the LOC104453300 gene encoding loganic acid O-methyltransferase has product MSSGTELAEAAEYTMNGGDSTYSYHKNSRFQRAATDVAKATIEKAIMEKLDIRRFSPAPTTFQIADLGCSVGPNTFVAVQNILEAVRRKYVTQGLSSQMPDFLVLFNDHVSNDFNTLFASLPPDQQYYAAGMPGSFHGRLFPEASLHVVHSAHALPWLRKLPEELLDANSPAYNKGRVYYISAASQVLDAYAAQFAKDTAMFLSARGKEVVSGGIMVLLMPGKANGIAHSCVLSDVMFDLLGACLMDMAKEGKTSEALVDSFNVPVYTPSPEEMTAITERNGCFSVEAMDLTPFNATVDGSDAAHACTMHVRAGVEGLIGTHFGSEIVNELFDRFLEKAKESSDRISSAFLHGCQLVVVLKRK; this is encoded by the exons ATGAGCAGCGGCACGGAGTTGGCGGAGGCGGCGGAATACACAATGAATGGCGGAGATAGCACATATAGCTACCACAAGAACTCTCGCTTTCAG AGAGCGGCAACAGATGTCGCCAAGGCCACCATCGAGAAGGCAATAATGGAGAAGCTTGACATCAGGCGATTCTCTCCCGCTCCAACCACATTCCAAATTGCAGATTTGGGCTGTTCGGTTGGACCAAACACCTTTGTCGCGGTTCAGAACATCCTAGAAGCCGTTCGACGCAAGTACGTCACGCAAGGCCTCTCCTCTCAAATGCCCGATTTCCTAGTGCTATTCAACGACCATGTATCGAACGACTTCAACACTCTCTTCGCTTCCCTGCCGCCTGATCAGCAGTACTATGCAGCCGGCATGCCGGGGTCCTTCCACGGGCGGTTGTTCCCTGAGGCGTCGCTCCATGTGGTGCATTCGGCTCATGCACTTCCCTGGCTTCGCAAGTTGCCTGAGGAATTGCTTGATGCGAACTCCCCGGCATACAACAAGGGGAGAGTCTACTACATCAGTGCTGCGAGTCAAGTGCTTGATGCCTATGCGGCTCAGTTCGCAAAGGACACGGCGATGTTTCTAAGCGCCCGAGGAAAGGAAGTTGTGAGCGGGGGCATCATGGTTCTGCTCATGCCTGGAAAAGCTAACGGGATTGCCCATTCATGTGTACTTTCGGACGTGATGTTTGATCTTTTGGGGGCATGCTTGATGGACATGGCAAAGGAG GGTAAAACAAGCGAGGCTCTGGTGGATTCATTCAATGTTCCGGTGTACACTCCCTCTCCCGAGGAGATGACAGCGATAACCGAGCGAAATGGGTGTTTCAGCGTAGAGGCAATGGACTTAACCCCTTTCAATGCCACGGTCGACGGCTCTGACGCAGCCCATGCCTGCACGATGCACGTGCGTGCTGGAGTGGAAGGCCTTATCGGCACACATTTCGGAAGTGAGATTGTCAACGAACTGTTTGATCGGTTCCTCGAGAAGGCCAAGGAATCATCCGACCGTATAAGTTCGGCCTTTCTTCACGGATGCCAACTAGTCGTCGTGCTAAAGCGTAAATAG